In Variovorax paradoxus, a single genomic region encodes these proteins:
- a CDS encoding ABC transporter permease, which produces MRKLVAPAALLRSGLSFALMLLVLLLVTFLIGKAAPIDPVLQVVGDRASPEAYQEARQRMGLDQPIATQFVRYVADAAKGDLGRSTTTGRAVLEDLRQYFPATLELATLGILLGVVFGVPLGMLAAHQHNRWIDQLLRLVGLLGYSVPVFWLGLVGLLIFYARLGWVGGPGRLDDIYQYTVDSWSNLVLVDTLRAGNGEAFRNGLSHLVLPAALLGYFSLAYISRMTRAFFLEELGKEYVLTARVKGASELQVLVRHVLPNVAAPLVTVIALSYAVLLEGAVLTETVFSWPGIGLYVTNALFSADVAAVLGGTLLVGLCFVVLNTASDVLGYLMDPRARS; this is translated from the coding sequence ATGCGCAAGCTCGTCGCTCCGGCCGCGCTGCTGCGGTCCGGCCTGTCCTTTGCCCTGATGTTGCTGGTGCTGCTGCTGGTCACCTTCCTGATCGGCAAGGCGGCGCCCATCGATCCCGTGCTGCAGGTGGTCGGCGACCGCGCCTCGCCCGAGGCCTACCAGGAAGCCCGCCAGCGCATGGGCCTGGACCAGCCGATCGCCACGCAGTTCGTGCGCTACGTGGCCGACGCGGCAAAGGGCGATCTGGGTCGCTCGACCACGACGGGCCGCGCGGTTCTGGAAGACCTGCGCCAATATTTCCCGGCCACGCTGGAGTTGGCCACGCTGGGCATCTTGCTGGGCGTGGTGTTCGGCGTGCCGCTGGGCATGCTGGCGGCGCACCAGCACAACCGGTGGATCGACCAGCTGCTGCGGCTGGTCGGGCTGCTGGGCTACTCGGTGCCGGTGTTCTGGCTCGGGCTGGTCGGCCTGCTGATCTTCTACGCCAGGCTGGGCTGGGTCGGCGGGCCGGGGCGGCTGGACGACATCTACCAGTACACGGTCGACAGCTGGAGCAACCTGGTGCTGGTCGACACGCTGCGCGCCGGCAACGGCGAAGCCTTCCGCAACGGCCTGTCGCACCTGGTGCTGCCGGCCGCGCTGCTGGGCTATTTCTCGCTGGCCTACATCTCGCGCATGACGCGGGCCTTCTTCCTCGAGGAGCTGGGCAAGGAATACGTGCTCACGGCGCGCGTCAAGGGCGCGTCGGAGCTGCAGGTGCTGGTGCGCCACGTGCTGCCCAACGTGGCCGCGCCGCTGGTCACGGTGATCGCGCTGTCGTATGCGGTGCTGCTCGAAGGCGCGGTGCTGACCGAGACGGTGTTCTCCTGGCCCGGCATCGGGCTGTACGTGACCAACGCGCTCTTCAGCGCCGACGTGGCCGCCGTGCTCGGTGGCACCTTGCTGGTGGGCCTGTGCTTCGTGGTGCTCAACACCGCGTCCGACGTGCTCGGCTATCTGATGGACCCGAGGGCCAGGTCATGA
- the nikC gene encoding nickel transporter permease, with amino-acid sequence MMLRQDWWLSEAPASAFQARCGRWYRMGLRTVRSPAMVFGLVILAAMVLAALFAPWLAPFDPNAQNVQQRLLPPGAAHWLGTDQLGRDLLSRVIYGTRPTLLIVSLVALLSAPLGLLLGMCAGYFGGWIDTLLMRVTDIFMAFPRLVLALALVAVLGPGIVNAVIAIAITAWPAYARIARTETRTVRGSDFIQAARVQGLRPARILFGHLLPICLPSTVVRVTLDMAGIILTAAGLGFLGLGAQPPMSEWGAMISTGRQYIFDQWWVAAVPGVAILLGSLAFNLVGDGLRDVLDPKNG; translated from the coding sequence ATGATGCTTCGACAGGATTGGTGGCTCAGCGAGGCGCCCGCGTCGGCCTTCCAGGCGCGCTGCGGGCGCTGGTATCGCATGGGGCTGCGCACGGTGCGCAGCCCGGCCATGGTGTTCGGCCTGGTCATCCTGGCCGCGATGGTGCTGGCGGCGCTGTTCGCGCCGTGGCTGGCGCCCTTCGATCCCAACGCGCAGAACGTGCAGCAGCGGCTGCTGCCGCCGGGCGCCGCGCACTGGCTGGGCACCGACCAGCTCGGGCGCGACCTGCTCAGCCGCGTCATCTACGGCACGCGGCCCACGCTGCTGATCGTGTCGCTGGTGGCGCTGCTGTCGGCGCCGCTGGGGCTGCTGCTGGGCATGTGCGCGGGCTACTTCGGCGGCTGGATCGACACGCTGCTGATGCGCGTCACCGACATCTTCATGGCCTTCCCGCGGCTGGTGCTGGCGCTGGCGCTCGTGGCGGTGCTGGGGCCGGGCATCGTGAACGCGGTGATCGCCATCGCCATCACCGCATGGCCGGCCTATGCGCGCATCGCCCGCACCGAGACGCGCACCGTGCGCGGCAGCGACTTCATCCAGGCGGCCAGGGTGCAGGGGCTGCGCCCCGCGCGCATCCTGTTCGGCCACCTGCTGCCGATCTGCCTGCCCTCCACCGTGGTGCGCGTCACGCTGGACATGGCGGGCATCATCCTCACGGCCGCCGGCCTGGGCTTCCTGGGCCTGGGCGCGCAGCCGCCGATGTCCGAGTGGGGCGCCATGATCTCCACCGGCCGGCAGTACATCTTCGACCAGTGGTGGGTGGCGGCCGTGCCCGGCGTGGCCATCCTGCTGGGCAGCCTGGCCTTCAACCTCGTGGGCGACGGCTTGCGCGACGTACTGGACCCGAAGAATGGCTGA
- a CDS encoding ABC transporter ATP-binding protein — protein sequence MAELLIEDLTVTYPTASGPVDVVKSLSLRMGAERIGIVGESGSGKSMTARAILGLVRSPGRATASRMAYDGADLLRQTPSGWRAIRGRRIGMVLQDPKFSLNPVLRVGRQIAEAGLLHGVFKPAQARDRVLEMLRTVGVDNPERVHDAYPHQLSGGIGQRVMIAAMMIAEPGLLIADEPTSALDVMVRGQVLEMMDREIRKRGMGLLMISHDLKMVAHFCDRVLVMYRGQVVESCAAKDLFRSQHPYTRGLLNCMPTGQNPGQPLPTIDRQLIQETVDRHAK from the coding sequence ATGGCTGAGCTCCTCATCGAAGATCTCACGGTGACCTACCCGACCGCCAGCGGGCCGGTCGACGTGGTGAAGTCGCTGTCGCTGCGGATGGGCGCCGAGCGCATCGGCATCGTGGGCGAGTCGGGCTCGGGCAAGTCGATGACCGCGCGCGCCATCCTGGGCCTGGTGCGTTCGCCCGGCCGCGCCACGGCAAGCCGCATGGCCTACGACGGCGCCGACCTGCTGCGGCAGACGCCTTCGGGCTGGCGCGCGATTCGCGGGCGCCGCATCGGCATGGTGCTGCAGGACCCGAAGTTCTCGCTCAACCCGGTGCTGCGCGTCGGCAGGCAGATCGCCGAGGCGGGCCTGCTGCACGGCGTGTTCAAGCCCGCACAGGCGCGCGACCGGGTGCTGGAGATGCTGCGGACCGTGGGCGTGGACAACCCCGAGCGCGTGCACGACGCCTATCCGCACCAGCTGTCCGGCGGCATCGGCCAGCGCGTGATGATCGCCGCGATGATGATCGCCGAGCCCGGCCTGCTCATCGCCGACGAGCCCACCTCCGCGCTCGACGTGATGGTGCGCGGCCAGGTGCTGGAGATGATGGATCGCGAGATCCGCAAGCGCGGCATGGGCCTGCTCATGATCAGCCACGACCTGAAGATGGTGGCGCACTTCTGCGACCGCGTGCTGGTCATGTACCGCGGCCAGGTGGTGGAGTCGTGCGCCGCGAAGGACCTGTTCCGCTCGCAGCATCCCTACACGCGCGGCCTGCTCAACTGCATGCCCACCGGCCAGAACCCCGGCCAGCCGCTGCCCACCATCGACAGGCAGCTCATCCAGGAAACGGTGGACCGCCATGCAAAGTGA
- a CDS encoding ABC transporter ATP-binding protein, producing the protein MQSDTRVDAAGETVIRCQGLDVFYGHGAQRHHAVKQASFEVLRGESFGIVGGSGSGKSTILRVLAGLDGDWQGDVDVLGHRRAAGVAPGRAYRLKVQMIFQDPFGSLHPRHTIDRCLSEAMRFHGFDRIEQRVVSALDRVGLGKSFRFRFPHQLSGGQRQRVAIARALVLEPEVLLLDEPTSALDASIQAEVLNLLMEVRRDLGTTFLFVSHDLGVIAHMCDRVAVMRQGVVVETLAAARITAGQVAHPYTRELLANCYAAQPLDPVVA; encoded by the coding sequence ATGCAAAGTGACACCCGGGTCGATGCCGCCGGCGAGACGGTCATCCGCTGCCAGGGCCTGGACGTGTTCTACGGCCACGGCGCGCAGCGCCATCACGCGGTGAAGCAGGCTTCGTTCGAGGTGCTCAGGGGCGAGTCCTTCGGCATCGTCGGCGGCTCGGGCAGCGGCAAGTCGACCATCCTGCGCGTGCTGGCGGGGCTCGACGGCGACTGGCAGGGCGATGTCGACGTGCTGGGCCACCGTCGCGCGGCCGGCGTGGCGCCCGGGCGCGCCTATCGGCTGAAGGTGCAGATGATCTTCCAGGACCCGTTCGGCTCCCTGCACCCGCGCCACACCATCGACCGCTGCCTGAGCGAGGCCATGCGCTTTCACGGCTTCGACCGCATCGAGCAGCGCGTGGTGTCGGCGCTCGACCGCGTCGGGCTGGGCAAGAGCTTCCGCTTCAGGTTTCCGCACCAGCTCAGCGGGGGACAGCGCCAGCGCGTGGCCATCGCGCGCGCGCTGGTGCTGGAGCCCGAAGTGCTGCTGCTCGACGAGCCGACCTCGGCGCTCGACGCTTCCATCCAGGCCGAGGTGCTGAACCTGCTGATGGAAGTGCGCCGCGACCTGGGCACCACTTTCCTGTTCGTGAGCCACGACCTCGGCGTGATCGCCCACATGTGCGACCGCGTCGCGGTGATGCGCCAGGGCGTCGTCGTCGAGACGCTGGCCGCGGCGCGCATCACCGCCGGGCAGGTGGCGCACCCGTACACCCGCGAGCTGCTGGCGAACTGCTACGCCGCGCAGCCGCTCGATCCTGTTGTCGCATGA
- a CDS encoding M14 family zinc carboxypeptidase, translating to MTATPDTLYRTPFESGNGNRTATWAECIAFYEQLAARFPGVLQWRRIGVSDTGVPMHAGVVTADGVFDRETLQRQRRPVFFNNNGIHPGEPEGIDACMALVRDFCLQPERLAALGDTVFLFIPVYNVDGCIDRQNTSRVNQLGPESFGFRGNGRHLDLNRDFIKCDSLAAQVFNRFFTAWDPDVMVDTHTSNGADYACTMTLIPTQPDKLGGGLGDFLRERMLPAIYGGMDRRGWPTCPYVNLLAETPDDGIEDFLDLPRFSTGYAALHHTIGFMPETHMLKPFADRVASMRTLVEVVLEFTLANAARIQSLRRDARAAAAKQARWPLTWRNDHDRPASLRFRGYQAVRTPSKLGNYERLAYDRNQPWEKDIVHFDRCVEDIAVTAPRGYLVPQAWREVIERLQWNGVAMQPLEADQLFDAARVYRVQDVASRPNAYEGHMFHDRVTLASHTEPFQARAGDMWVPLDQPGARYAVETLEPEAHDSFFRWGFFNSVLEKKEAFSAYVFEDTALRMLRDEPELSRRFEEWKAANPGKLSDQGAVLGFLFAHGKRHAEAGWRRYPVVALMQSVPLLTARP from the coding sequence ATGACTGCCACGCCAGACACCCTGTACCGCACGCCCTTCGAATCCGGCAACGGCAACCGGACCGCCACCTGGGCCGAATGCATCGCCTTCTACGAGCAGCTGGCCGCGCGGTTCCCGGGCGTGCTGCAGTGGCGTCGGATCGGCGTGTCGGACACCGGCGTGCCGATGCATGCCGGCGTGGTCACGGCCGACGGCGTGTTCGACCGCGAGACCCTGCAGCGGCAGCGCCGCCCGGTGTTCTTCAACAACAACGGCATCCACCCCGGCGAGCCCGAGGGCATCGACGCCTGCATGGCGCTGGTGCGCGACTTCTGCCTCCAGCCCGAGCGGCTGGCGGCGCTGGGCGACACGGTGTTCCTGTTCATTCCGGTCTACAACGTGGACGGCTGCATCGACCGCCAGAACACCTCGCGCGTGAACCAGCTCGGGCCCGAGTCCTTCGGCTTTCGCGGCAACGGCCGGCACCTGGACCTGAACCGCGACTTCATCAAGTGCGACAGCCTCGCCGCGCAGGTGTTCAACAGATTCTTCACCGCGTGGGACCCGGACGTGATGGTCGACACCCACACCTCCAATGGCGCGGACTACGCCTGCACCATGACGCTGATCCCGACGCAGCCCGACAAGCTGGGCGGGGGGCTGGGCGACTTCCTGCGCGAGCGCATGCTGCCCGCGATCTACGGCGGCATGGACCGGCGCGGCTGGCCCACCTGCCCGTACGTGAACCTGCTGGCCGAGACGCCGGACGACGGCATCGAGGACTTTCTCGACCTGCCGCGTTTTTCCACCGGCTACGCAGCGCTGCATCACACCATCGGCTTCATGCCCGAGACCCACATGCTCAAGCCCTTCGCCGACCGCGTGGCGTCGATGCGCACGCTGGTCGAGGTGGTGCTGGAGTTCACCCTGGCGAATGCCGCGCGCATCCAGTCGCTGCGCCGAGACGCCCGGGCCGCCGCCGCGAAGCAGGCACGCTGGCCGCTGACATGGCGCAACGACCACGACCGGCCGGCCAGCCTGCGCTTCAGGGGCTACCAGGCCGTGCGCACGCCCAGCAAACTGGGCAACTACGAACGCCTGGCCTACGACCGCAACCAGCCGTGGGAGAAGGACATCGTCCACTTCGACCGCTGCGTGGAAGACATCGCGGTCACCGCGCCCCGTGGCTACCTGGTGCCCCAGGCCTGGCGCGAAGTCATCGAGCGCCTGCAATGGAACGGCGTCGCGATGCAGCCCCTCGAAGCCGACCAGCTCTTCGACGCGGCCCGCGTGTACCGCGTGCAGGACGTGGCCTCGCGCCCCAACGCCTACGAAGGCCACATGTTCCATGACCGGGTGACGCTTGCATCGCACACGGAGCCCTTCCAGGCGCGCGCGGGCGACATGTGGGTGCCGCTGGACCAGCCCGGTGCCCGCTACGCGGTCGAGACGCTGGAGCCCGAGGCCCACGACAGCTTCTTTCGCTGGGGCTTCTTCAACAGCGTGCTCGAGAAGAAGGAAGCCTTCTCCGCCTACGTGTTCGAGGACACGGCGCTGCGGATGCTGCGGGACGAACCAGAGCTCAGCCGCCGCTTCGAGGAATGGAAGGCCGCGAACCCCGGCAAGCTGTCCGACCAGGGCGCCGTGCTGGGCTTCCTGTTCGCGCATGGCAAGCGCCATGCGGAGGCGGGGTGGCGGCGGTATCCGGTGGTGGCGCTGATGCAGTCCGTGCCGCTGCTCACTGCGCGACCCTGA
- a CDS encoding LysR family transcriptional regulator, which produces MKNTHDRLDLLDTFIKIGESGSLSKAARLLGTTQPTVSRRLLELERLLGCKLAIRNTANFSLTDEGRSLLAEAHDLTDRWSGLSQRLLGGQSRPEGTLRVIGPSGYGTGFLTDAVTDLRAAHPQLRVELTLTDRVVDLAASGAECWVCVGEVRDPGLVCRPLGRMERVLIATPELLKRTGPVTLARLPQLPCVGLVPYVTGNVRLIDRGGRSRIVALDTPIRTDSLLASYRAVLNGAGIGAAAPWMCHDDMQAGRLKRVLPNWWLEPIGVHVALPPGLYRPARVTAFVEALRARMHALPGFRVAQ; this is translated from the coding sequence ATGAAGAACACCCACGACCGGCTCGACCTGCTGGACACTTTCATCAAGATCGGCGAGAGCGGATCGCTCAGCAAGGCTGCGCGCCTGCTGGGCACCACGCAGCCCACGGTAAGCCGCCGCCTGCTGGAGCTGGAGCGCCTGCTGGGCTGCAAGCTGGCCATCCGCAACACCGCCAACTTCTCGCTCACCGACGAGGGCCGCTCGCTGCTGGCGGAGGCGCACGACCTCACCGACCGCTGGTCGGGCCTGTCGCAGCGGCTGCTGGGCGGACAGAGCCGGCCCGAAGGCACGCTGCGCGTCATCGGCCCCTCGGGCTACGGCACCGGCTTCCTGACCGACGCGGTGACCGACCTGCGCGCCGCGCATCCGCAGTTGCGGGTCGAGCTCACGCTGACCGACCGCGTGGTCGATCTCGCGGCCTCGGGCGCCGAATGCTGGGTGTGCGTGGGCGAGGTTCGCGACCCCGGGCTGGTGTGCCGCCCGCTCGGGCGCATGGAGCGCGTGCTCATCGCCACGCCGGAGCTGCTCAAGCGCACCGGCCCGGTCACGCTGGCGCGGCTGCCGCAGCTGCCGTGCGTGGGACTGGTGCCCTACGTGACGGGCAATGTGCGCCTGATCGACCGCGGCGGGCGTTCACGCATCGTGGCGCTGGACACGCCCATCCGCACCGACAGCCTGCTGGCGAGCTATCGCGCGGTGCTCAACGGCGCGGGCATCGGCGCGGCGGCGCCGTGGATGTGCCACGACGACATGCAGGCCGGCCGCCTCAAGCGCGTGCTGCCGAACTGGTGGCTGGAGCCGATCGGCGTGCATGTCGCGCTGCCGCCGGGGCTGTACCGGCCGGCGCGCGTCACCGCGTTCGTGGAAGCCTTGCGCGCGCGCATGCACGCGCTGCCGGGGTTCAGGGTCGCGCAGTGA
- a CDS encoding aspartate aminotransferase family protein, whose translation MSATIEDTARTVGDTPKGGSVLGFYAAKGTPRPPRIARGEGIYLWDAGGRRFLDATAGAVVANIGHGNPRVLAAMQAQAAQVTFAYPRFFESEHSIELADRVCALAGEGFDRAFFVSGGSEANESAIKLARQYAVVSGQPRRAKVISRNPSYHGSTLGALAVTGDAHTQAIYGPMVREMPKVQAPLSYRVPDGHTAESHAVACADELEAAIVREGPDTVLAFILEPIGGLSTGAVVSPAAYFERVRQICDRHGVLLIYDEIMSGAGRTGAFLAAHHWAGARPDLVTLAKGLAAGYTPLGALLAPDRIVDAVAGSGGFVHGHTYFTNPLSCAVANAVVGEVIRQDLVSRARDMGELLMARLREVAERSPIVGDVRGKGLFTAIEIVADKATKRQLPASFNAPARLTEHGLKHGIALYNRRANLGAFGDFQMITPPLTITPAEIDELADLLALSLRGLADEIAAKGLATSAQ comes from the coding sequence ATGAGCGCCACGATCGAAGACACCGCCCGCACCGTGGGCGACACGCCCAAGGGCGGCTCCGTGCTCGGCTTCTATGCCGCCAAGGGCACGCCCCGGCCGCCGCGCATCGCGCGCGGCGAAGGCATCTACCTGTGGGACGCGGGCGGGCGCCGCTTCCTCGACGCCACCGCCGGCGCGGTGGTCGCCAACATCGGCCACGGCAACCCGCGCGTGCTGGCGGCCATGCAGGCGCAGGCCGCGCAAGTCACCTTTGCCTATCCGCGCTTCTTCGAGAGCGAGCACAGCATCGAGCTGGCGGACCGCGTGTGCGCGCTGGCGGGCGAGGGCTTCGACCGGGCCTTCTTCGTTTCCGGCGGCTCGGAGGCCAACGAGTCGGCCATCAAGCTGGCGCGGCAGTACGCGGTGGTCTCGGGCCAGCCGCGCCGCGCCAAGGTCATCTCGCGCAACCCCAGCTACCACGGCTCCACGCTCGGCGCGCTGGCCGTCACGGGCGACGCGCACACGCAGGCCATCTACGGCCCGATGGTGCGCGAGATGCCGAAGGTGCAGGCGCCGCTGTCGTACCGCGTGCCCGATGGCCACACCGCCGAGTCGCACGCCGTGGCCTGCGCCGACGAACTCGAGGCCGCCATCGTGCGCGAGGGGCCCGACACCGTGCTGGCCTTCATCCTGGAGCCCATCGGCGGGCTGTCGACCGGCGCGGTGGTGTCGCCGGCGGCTTACTTCGAGCGCGTGCGGCAGATCTGCGACCGCCACGGCGTGCTGCTGATCTACGACGAGATCATGAGCGGCGCAGGCCGCACCGGCGCCTTTCTGGCCGCGCACCACTGGGCCGGCGCGCGGCCCGACCTGGTCACGCTGGCCAAGGGCCTGGCGGCGGGCTACACGCCGCTGGGCGCGCTGCTGGCGCCCGACCGCATCGTCGACGCTGTCGCGGGCAGCGGCGGCTTCGTGCATGGCCACACCTACTTCACCAATCCGCTGTCGTGCGCGGTGGCCAACGCGGTGGTCGGCGAGGTGATCCGGCAGGACCTGGTGAGCCGCGCGCGCGACATGGGCGAGCTGCTGATGGCCCGCCTGCGCGAAGTGGCCGAGCGCTCCCCCATCGTGGGCGACGTGCGCGGCAAAGGGCTCTTCACCGCCATCGAGATCGTGGCCGACAAGGCGACGAAGCGGCAATTGCCGGCCAGCTTCAATGCGCCGGCGCGCCTCACCGAGCACGGGCTGAAGCACGGCATCGCGCTGTACAACCGGCGCGCGAACCTGGGGGCGTTCGGCGACTTCCAGATGATCACGCCGCCGCTGACCATCACGCCCGCCGAGATCGACGAGCTGGCCGACCTGCTGGCGCTTTCGCTGCGCGGCCTGGCCGACGAGATCGCGGCCAAGGGCCTGGCCACCTCGGCGCAATGA
- a CDS encoding LamG domain-containing protein has product MTQAAMPQPIPPHRALQVPGVHGYTDRKSVAAGEVVRFHLSSDVPYALSVCQLGPDVEGRTADTVLHAFAPSAARAHPIHPGSYVQVARGLDQPLRALTLECWVQPWSIGARQSVIGQYDLPGACGYGLFIDEAGRAVFYLGDGGAFRAQGQLAGGTLRPKRWHHLVATWDGEETVLWIDGEAVARGRWTGPLQPGRAPLRLGGSGIDGLADAFLEGDIVMPAIYSHALQPAEVRARFADRGLHTPRGRTVLACWPLREERGDTVADASGHQRTGRIVNHGTWMIVGPAFEPRRVNEFSDEGYDPLADPTRGHGLRLASDDLYDCRWPESHAFRIPPDAKSGVYVGRVRYLLDGEPAEYDIAFIVRRAAHRAPAPVLVLCATNSWLAYASTPFAKNTASDPVWPRRSTGLENSHPEAPAYSSYTYHRGGQPTYQVGLRMPWPNASPNALYDPADAGFCQWTRLERRLHVWLDQAGYDHDVVSDLDLHRDPGLLKAYRTVIVNGHSEYWSLPACDGLDDYLCGGGTAIVLSGNTMYLRVSYNEEGTVMEQRKVLGANDEDSEEAARVRPPAGPYGEQYHSQDWARGGHFRQAGRSCAELIGLESAGWAFADGGDFGVYHATQPEHFLFTQPHALGLSEGATFGHGPGGGLPRAIGHEWDLSVATLRRMTHALPEGQQLPEPQRGIEVIAQGRRHRPGRLDAYLDYFSNVTESLDGLSAEMIYWERPRGGRVFNAGAVGASWVLGVDPCFEGVLRNVLHHFGVRPATGADLAVQPSLEHEAP; this is encoded by the coding sequence ATGACGCAAGCCGCGATGCCGCAACCGATTCCGCCGCACCGCGCGCTGCAAGTGCCCGGCGTGCATGGCTACACCGACCGCAAGAGCGTGGCCGCCGGCGAGGTGGTGCGCTTTCACCTGAGCAGCGACGTGCCCTATGCGCTGTCGGTGTGCCAGCTCGGCCCCGATGTCGAAGGCCGCACGGCCGACACCGTGCTGCACGCCTTCGCGCCTTCGGCCGCGCGCGCGCATCCGATCCACCCCGGCTCCTACGTGCAGGTGGCGCGCGGGCTCGACCAGCCGCTGCGCGCGCTCACGCTGGAATGCTGGGTGCAGCCGTGGAGCATCGGCGCGCGGCAGAGCGTGATCGGGCAGTACGACCTGCCGGGCGCGTGTGGCTACGGCCTTTTCATCGACGAAGCCGGGCGCGCGGTGTTTTACCTGGGCGACGGCGGCGCGTTCCGCGCGCAGGGCCAGCTCGCGGGGGGCACGCTGCGGCCCAAGCGCTGGCACCACCTGGTCGCCACGTGGGACGGCGAAGAGACCGTGCTGTGGATCGACGGCGAAGCGGTCGCGCGCGGCCGGTGGACCGGCCCGCTGCAGCCGGGCCGCGCCCCGCTGCGCCTGGGCGGCAGCGGCATCGACGGCCTGGCGGATGCGTTCCTGGAGGGCGACATCGTCATGCCCGCGATCTATTCGCACGCATTGCAGCCGGCCGAGGTGCGGGCGCGTTTCGCCGACCGCGGCCTGCACACGCCGCGCGGGCGCACGGTGCTGGCCTGCTGGCCGCTGCGCGAGGAGCGCGGCGACACCGTGGCCGACGCCAGCGGCCACCAGCGCACCGGACGCATCGTCAACCACGGCACCTGGATGATCGTCGGCCCGGCCTTCGAGCCGCGGCGTGTGAACGAGTTCTCCGACGAAGGCTACGACCCGCTGGCCGATCCCACGCGCGGCCACGGCCTGCGGCTGGCGAGCGACGACCTGTACGACTGCCGCTGGCCCGAGAGCCATGCCTTTCGCATTCCGCCGGATGCGAAGTCCGGCGTGTACGTGGGCCGCGTGCGCTACCTGCTGGACGGCGAACCCGCCGAGTACGACATCGCCTTCATCGTGCGCCGCGCCGCGCACCGGGCTCCCGCGCCGGTGCTGGTGCTGTGCGCCACCAACAGCTGGCTGGCCTATGCCAGCACGCCTTTCGCGAAAAACACGGCCAGCGACCCGGTGTGGCCGCGGCGCTCCACCGGCCTGGAGAACAGCCACCCCGAGGCGCCGGCCTACAGCAGCTACACCTACCACCGGGGCGGCCAGCCGACCTACCAGGTGGGGCTGCGCATGCCCTGGCCCAACGCCAGCCCCAACGCCCTCTACGACCCGGCCGACGCGGGCTTCTGCCAGTGGACCCGGCTGGAGCGCCGGCTGCACGTGTGGCTGGACCAGGCAGGCTACGACCACGACGTGGTGAGCGACCTCGACCTGCACCGCGACCCGGGCCTGCTGAAGGCCTACAGGACCGTGATCGTCAACGGCCACAGCGAGTACTGGTCGCTGCCCGCCTGCGACGGGCTCGACGACTACCTGTGCGGCGGCGGCACGGCCATCGTGCTGTCGGGCAACACCATGTACCTGCGCGTGAGCTACAACGAAGAGGGCACGGTGATGGAGCAGCGCAAGGTGCTCGGCGCGAACGACGAGGACAGCGAGGAGGCCGCCAGGGTGCGTCCGCCCGCCGGCCCGTACGGCGAGCAGTACCACTCGCAGGACTGGGCGCGCGGCGGCCACTTCAGGCAGGCCGGGCGCTCGTGCGCCGAGCTCATCGGGCTGGAGTCGGCGGGCTGGGCCTTCGCCGACGGTGGCGACTTCGGCGTCTACCACGCCACGCAGCCGGAGCACTTCCTGTTCACGCAGCCGCATGCGCTGGGGCTGAGCGAGGGCGCGACCTTCGGCCACGGGCCGGGCGGCGGCCTGCCGCGCGCCATCGGCCACGAGTGGGACCTGAGCGTGGCGACGCTGCGCCGCATGACGCATGCGCTGCCGGAAGGCCAGCAGCTGCCCGAGCCGCAGCGCGGCATCGAGGTCATCGCGCAGGGGCGGCGCCACCGGCCGGGCCGGCTCGACGCCTATCTCGACTACTTCTCGAACGTGACCGAGTCGCTGGACGGGCTCTCGGCCGAGATGATCTATTGGGAACGCCCCCGGGGCGGCCGCGTGTTCAACGCCGGCGCCGTGGGCGCGAGCTGGGTGCTCGGCGTCGATCCCTGTTTCGAAGGGGTGCTGCGCAACGTGCTGCATCACTTCGGCGTTCGCCCCGCAACGGGCGCGGACCTTGCAGTTCAACCATCCCTGGAGCACGAAGCACCATGA